One segment of Solanum lycopersicum chromosome 1, SLM_r2.1 DNA contains the following:
- the LOC138341301 gene encoding uncharacterized protein, which translates to MLVNPAGLTDAKVRESVTQLAQAITMQSQAMTAQVNQQDVHMENPLPIFIGSKTSEDPQEFFYEEHKILVAKGATNTEKAELAFYQLKDVAQTWCKMWQDSRVLGGVPVTWELFKTTFLERFFPKDMREAKVEEFINLK; encoded by the exons ATGCTAgttaacccagctgggttgactgatgctaAGGTAAGAGAATCTGTAACCCAGCTGGCACAGGCCATCACGATGCAGTCTCAGGctatgactgcccaagtcaaCCAGCAGGATGTTCATATGGAGAACCCACTG CCTATTTTCATTGGGTCTAAGACATCAGAAGATCCTCAAGAATTTTTCTATGAAGAACATAAGATTCTGGTGGCTAAGGGGGCCACAAATACTGAGAAGGCTGAGCTGGCTTTCTAtcagctcaaggatgttgcacaaacatggtgcaagatgtggcaagaTAGTCGTGTTTTGGGTGGAGTTCCAGTCACTTGGGAACTGTTCAAGACAACATTTCTAGAGAGGTTCTTCCCCAAAGATATGAGGGaagccaaggttgaggagttcatcaaccttaaataA